One window of Magallana gigas chromosome 2, xbMagGiga1.1, whole genome shotgun sequence genomic DNA carries:
- the LOC117680662 gene encoding ATP-binding cassette sub-family C member 4-like isoform X1 has product MEDKLKGPCPYSTANWLSRFTFWWVNPLFHYGFRHPLTQDHLYDILPEDQSHLLGDRMEKSWNTHVKKCEDNEENPSLYWAVIAEFKWEWGVNGFFLIASEGIRIVQPYLIGRIISYFQPGTTLSQTEVYIYATVVVVSHILQLIVNPKYYFNSQHIALKMKVALASLIYRKILKMSSWSKHSTTSGKIINHLSTDLEKFSYTIESFHFCWLGPLEIVVILYLLYQQIGLISLLTLTIILVLLPLQVMMGWIYGKLRMKIGAAGDKRIHLMNQIISGMRVIKMYCWEKPFSEIVFNIRGLEVSEIWKANIAKSINMGLFQSASVVISMALFGTAWYTGVPLSTQRIYSTLGWVFCLRFTIFLFMMHLVEDNKQLASSLKRIQSFLTVEDMKVFSESEERAKSMEKRDVSVCIRDMTASWLGPHPQDKGSFADNVQDQGMKKPFSLKNIDLDVRKGELLAVVGPVGSGKTSLLLSLLKEFPSETGQVCVQGRLGYMAQTPWVMSGTFQANVTFGENVEQERYRQVLHACALYKDLEFMRLGDQTLVGERGLLLSGGQKARLTLARTVYRKADVYLLDDPLGAVDTEVGSHLFQRCICELLRGTTRILVTHQLQYLRSADRIVLLTEGKVVSVGTYDELVRQGTEFSSILTRYEKDIEDKNGRQEKSVNVQGEKSTEAVGDCEFGETGDVGWNVYKDYYLSGRPWLYLPLTIFLLLIAYAVYGYGDWHLAKWAELSDSLNLRTQNGSYSLYPVMDKISPVHPTLLSNFTTEGSLITLQGDELMQQYLVAMSVFVVGISLFSLVYFRMSVIISKRLHNNVFRVVMGAKTHFFDSNPVGQILNKFARDLGLIDSVIPTLTNTVVEIIVRLAMQIGITCIINPYLLLPLTPLVIVIYLVRWFSLPTTRNMKRLEAMTQSPIFSHISDTLVGLQSIRALGMSQKFLRDFDRFQDRHTSAFFLFLSANRWFSLRSLFFLDIYFILVILLSLVLRDMIGLSGGLFGMALNYLLTMADPFESMMRKSADLNTQMTSVERIMSYTKLEQEAPKVSNSPPPCSWPQNGEIKLVNVGLQYSSDTDQVLHNITCLINSREKIGIVGRTGTGKSSLLAALLRLAEPTGEIYIDDVNVLKIGLHKLRNKISVIPQDPVLFSGTLRKNLDPFEEYTDDQLWIALEQVQLKVKVQSEREGLYMEVFDSGQNMSVGQKQLVCLARAILRQNNILVLDEVTANVDHNTDRLIQETIRSRFKNCTVLTVAHRIHTIMDSSRVMVLNQGKLVEFDTPYQLLQIEDGFFRNLVQQTGKAQAKVLQTLAENYHKERS; this is encoded by the exons GTGGGTAAATCCGCTGTTCCATTATGGTTTCCGCCACCCCTTGACACAGGATCATCTGTACGATATCTTACCAGAGGACCAGTCCCACTTATTAGGGGATCGTATGGAAAA ATCCTGGAATACCCATGTGAAAAAATGTGAAGATAACGAGGAAAATCCAAGTTTGTACTGGGCAGTGATTGCAGAGTTCAAATGGGAGTGGGGTGTCAATGGCTTCTTTCTTATCGCCTCT GAAGGCATCAGGATTGTTCAGCCCTACCTTATTGGTCGGATCATCTCCTACTTCCAGCCTGGGACCACCTTGTCACAAACGGAGGTGTACATCTACGCGACGGTGGTGGTAGTCAGCCACATTCTACAGCTGATCGTCAATCCCAAGTACTACTTCAATAGCCAACATATTgctttgaaaatgaaagtagctCTGGCTAGCCTTATTTATAGAAAG ATACTGAAAATGAGCAGCTGGTCTAAACATTCGACGACTTCTGGAAAAATTATCAACCATTTGTCAACGGATTTGGAAAAATTCTCATAT ACGATCGAGAGCTTCCATTTTTGTTGGCTGGGTCCCCTGGAGATTGTGGTTATCCTGTACTTATTGTACCAACAGATCGGTCTGATCAGCCTCCTTACTTTGACTATTATATTGGTTCTGCTACCCCTACAGGTCATGATGGGATGGATTTATGGAAAACTGAG GATGAAGATAGGAGCTGCAGGAGACAAAAGGATCCATTTGATGAACCAGATAATCTCTGGGATGAGAGTTATTAAAATGTACTGCTGGGAGAAACCATTCAGTGAAATTGTGTTTAACATCAGAGG ATTAGAGGTGTCCGAGATATGGAAAGCCAATATTGCCAAGTCCATCAACATGGGTTTGTTCCAGAGTGCCTCTGTGGTCATCAGCATGGCCCTGTTTGGAACAGCGTGGTACACGGGGGTTCCCCTGTCCACCCAGAGGATCTACAGCACCCTGGGCTGGGTCTTTTGTCTCCGCTTTACCATCTTCCTCTTTATGATGCATCTGGTGGAAGATAACAAGCAGCTGGCATCTTCCCTCAAAAGAATACAG TCTTTCCTCACAGTGGAGGATATGAAGGTCTTTTCCGAGTCTGAAGAGAGGGCCAAGTCGATGGAGAAGAGGGATGTGTCTGTCTGTATCAGGGACATGACCGCCAGCTGGCTCGGGCCCCACCCCCAGGACAAGGGGAGTTTTGCCGATAACGTTCAAGACCAG GGGATGAAAAAACCATTTTCTTTGAAGAATATTGATCTTGATGTCAGAAAG GGAGAACTCCTGGCAGTAGTGGGGCCAGTTGGTTCTGGAAAG ACATCTCTTCTTTTGAGCCTTCTTAAAGAATTTCCGTCTGAGACAGGACAGGTTTGTGTGCAGGGCAGGCTGGGATACATGGCTCAGACGCCGTGGGTCATGTCTGGAACCTTTCAGGCCAACGTCACGTTTGGAGAGAATGTGGAGCAAGAGAGATATCGCCAGGTGCTACATGCGTGTGCTTTATACAAG GACCTTGAGTTCATGAGACTAGGTGACCAGACCTTGGTTGGTGAGAGAGGTTTGTTGCTGAGCGGGGGTCAGAAGGCCAGACTCACACTTGCAAG GACGGTGTACAGGAAGGCAGATGTGTACCTTCTGGACGATCCCCTGGGGGCGGTGGACACAGAAGTGGGCAGTCACCTGTTCCAGAG ATGTATTTGTGAGTTGCTGAGAGGGACCACCAGGATTTTGGTGACTCATCAGCTGCAGTATCTAAGGTCAGCTGACAGAATTGTTCTTCTGACAGAG GGTAAAGTGGTAAGTGTTGGAACATATGATGAACTCGTGAGACAGGGGACAGAATTTTCCTCGATCCTTACTAGGTATGAAAAAGACATAGAAGACAAAAATGGGAGGCAGGAAAAATCTGTCAATGTACAGGGAGAAAAG AGCACTGAGGCGGTCGGTGATTGTGAATTTGGGGAGACCGGGGACGTTGGTTGGAATGTCTACAAGGACTACTACCTCTCCGGCCGGCCATGGCTGTACCTACCACTGACCATATTCCTTCTTCTGATTGCCTAT GCTGTTTATGGATATGGAGACTGGCATCTAGCTAAATG GGCTGAACTCTCAGATTCTCTTAACTTAAGGACACAAAATGGATCATATTCGCTTTATCCAGTGATGGATAAAATTTCCCCTGTACACCCAACTCTCCTCAGCAACTTTACCACCGAGGGGTCCCTAATCACCCTCCAGGGAGACGAGTTGATGCAGCAGTACCTGGTGGCCATGTCTGTCTTTGTGGTGGGAATCAGCCTCTTCAGCCTGGTGTACTTCAGAATGTCAGTCATTATCAGCAAGAGACTTCACAACAACGTGTTCCGGGTGGTGATGGGGGCCAAGACCCATTTCTTTGACTCAAACCCTGTGG GTCAAATATTGAACAAATTTGCAAGAGACTTGGGATTGATAGATTCAGTCATACCTACATTAACAAACACTGTTGTAGAG ATAATCGTTCGCTTGGCCATGCAAATTGGTATAACCTGTATCATCAATCCATACTTGCTGTTACCTCTGACTCCCTTGGTTATAGTGATTTACCTAGTAAGATGGTTTTCGTTACCGACCACCAGAAATATGAAACGCTTAGAGGCCATGA CCCAGAGTCCTATCTTCTCCCACATCTCGGACACTCTGGTGGGTCTCCAGTCAATCCGAGCCCTGGGGATGAGTCAAAAGTTCCTGCGGGATTTTGACAGATTCCAGGACCGACACACCAGCGCCTTCTTCCTGTTTCTGTCCGCCAACCGCTGGTTCAGTCTGCGCTCTCTATTCTTCCTTGACATCTACTTTATCCTTGTCATCCTGTTGTCATTGGTTCTCAGGGACA TGATTGGATTATCCGGGGGACTCTTTGGAATGGCTCTTAACTATTTGCTGACAATGGCCGACCCTTTTGAGAGCATGATGAGAAAATCTGCTGACCTTAACACACAG ATGACATCTGTGGAAAGAATCATGTCTTACACAAAGTTAGAACAGGAGGCACCAAAAGTCTCCAATTCCCCGCCCCCTTGCTCTTGGCCTCAAAATGGGGAGATTAAACTAGTCAATGTAGGACTACAGTACTCATCTGATACTGACCAAGTCTTACACAATATAACCTGCCTTATCAACAGCAGAGAGAAG ATTGGGATTGTGGGGAGGACTGGAACAGGGAAAAGTTCTTTACTGGCCGCTTTACTGAGGTTAGCTGAGCCTACAGGAGAGATTTACATCGACGATGTCAATGTGTTAAAAATCGGCCTACACAAACTCAGAAATAAAATCTCTGTCATTCCACAG gATCCAGTATTATTCAGTGGTACTTTAAGGAAAAATTTGGATCCTTTTGAGGAATACACAGATGACCAGCTATGGATAGCACTAGAACAG GTGCAACTCAAGGTGAAAGTTCAGAGTGAGAGGGAGGGACTGTACATGGAGGTGTTTGACAGCGGACAGAACATGAGTGTGGGGCAGAAACAGCTTGTGTGTCTGGCCAGGGCCATCCTCCGACAGAACAACATACTGGTGCTGGACGAGGTCACGGCTAATGTGGATCACAA CACTGACAGGTTGATACAGGAAACAATTAGAAGTCGGTTCAAGAATTGTACGGTCCTGACAGTTGCCCACAGGATTCATACCATTATGGACTCCAGTAGAGTCATG GTTTTAAATCAAGGAAAACTTGTTGAATTTGATACACCATATCAACTTCTACAGATAGAAGATGGATTCTTCAGAAATCTGGTCCAACAGACTGGAAAAGCCCAGGCAAAGGTTTTACAGACATTAGCTGAGAATTACCACAAAGAGAGATCttga
- the LOC117680662 gene encoding ATP-binding cassette sub-family C member 4-like isoform X2, translating into MTITNRQPSQKSIKRKTNSKCHIIQLTINAGDQSQMKVGKSAVPLWFPPPLDTGSSVRYLTRGPVPLIRGSYGKEGIRIVQPYLIGRIISYFQPGTTLSQTEVYIYATVVVVSHILQLIVNPKYYFNSQHIALKMKVALASLIYRKILKMSSWSKHSTTSGKIINHLSTDLEKFSYTIESFHFCWLGPLEIVVILYLLYQQIGLISLLTLTIILVLLPLQVMMGWIYGKLRMKIGAAGDKRIHLMNQIISGMRVIKMYCWEKPFSEIVFNIRGLEVSEIWKANIAKSINMGLFQSASVVISMALFGTAWYTGVPLSTQRIYSTLGWVFCLRFTIFLFMMHLVEDNKQLASSLKRIQSFLTVEDMKVFSESEERAKSMEKRDVSVCIRDMTASWLGPHPQDKGSFADNVQDQGMKKPFSLKNIDLDVRKGELLAVVGPVGSGKTSLLLSLLKEFPSETGQVCVQGRLGYMAQTPWVMSGTFQANVTFGENVEQERYRQVLHACALYKDLEFMRLGDQTLVGERGLLLSGGQKARLTLARTVYRKADVYLLDDPLGAVDTEVGSHLFQRCICELLRGTTRILVTHQLQYLRSADRIVLLTEGKVVSVGTYDELVRQGTEFSSILTRYEKDIEDKNGRQEKSVNVQGEKSTEAVGDCEFGETGDVGWNVYKDYYLSGRPWLYLPLTIFLLLIAYAVYGYGDWHLAKWAELSDSLNLRTQNGSYSLYPVMDKISPVHPTLLSNFTTEGSLITLQGDELMQQYLVAMSVFVVGISLFSLVYFRMSVIISKRLHNNVFRVVMGAKTHFFDSNPVGQILNKFARDLGLIDSVIPTLTNTVVEIIVRLAMQIGITCIINPYLLLPLTPLVIVIYLVRWFSLPTTRNMKRLEAMTQSPIFSHISDTLVGLQSIRALGMSQKFLRDFDRFQDRHTSAFFLFLSANRWFSLRSLFFLDIYFILVILLSLVLRDMIGLSGGLFGMALNYLLTMADPFESMMRKSADLNTQMTSVERIMSYTKLEQEAPKVSNSPPPCSWPQNGEIKLVNVGLQYSSDTDQVLHNITCLINSREKIGIVGRTGTGKSSLLAALLRLAEPTGEIYIDDVNVLKIGLHKLRNKISVIPQDPVLFSGTLRKNLDPFEEYTDDQLWIALEQVQLKVKVQSEREGLYMEVFDSGQNMSVGQKQLVCLARAILRQNNILVLDEVTANVDHNTDRLIQETIRSRFKNCTVLTVAHRIHTIMDSSRVMVLNQGKLVEFDTPYQLLQIEDGFFRNLVQQTGKAQAKVLQTLAENYHKERS; encoded by the exons atgacaataacaaaccgtcaaccatctcaaaaatccataaaacgaaaaacaaattcaaagtgCCATATTATTCAGTTGACCATCAATGCCGGTGACCAATCTCAAATGAAA GTGGGTAAATCCGCTGTTCCATTATGGTTTCCGCCACCCCTTGACACAGGATCATCTGTACGATATCTTACCAGAGGACCAGTCCCACTTATTAGGGGATCGTATGGAAAA GAAGGCATCAGGATTGTTCAGCCCTACCTTATTGGTCGGATCATCTCCTACTTCCAGCCTGGGACCACCTTGTCACAAACGGAGGTGTACATCTACGCGACGGTGGTGGTAGTCAGCCACATTCTACAGCTGATCGTCAATCCCAAGTACTACTTCAATAGCCAACATATTgctttgaaaatgaaagtagctCTGGCTAGCCTTATTTATAGAAAG ATACTGAAAATGAGCAGCTGGTCTAAACATTCGACGACTTCTGGAAAAATTATCAACCATTTGTCAACGGATTTGGAAAAATTCTCATAT ACGATCGAGAGCTTCCATTTTTGTTGGCTGGGTCCCCTGGAGATTGTGGTTATCCTGTACTTATTGTACCAACAGATCGGTCTGATCAGCCTCCTTACTTTGACTATTATATTGGTTCTGCTACCCCTACAGGTCATGATGGGATGGATTTATGGAAAACTGAG GATGAAGATAGGAGCTGCAGGAGACAAAAGGATCCATTTGATGAACCAGATAATCTCTGGGATGAGAGTTATTAAAATGTACTGCTGGGAGAAACCATTCAGTGAAATTGTGTTTAACATCAGAGG ATTAGAGGTGTCCGAGATATGGAAAGCCAATATTGCCAAGTCCATCAACATGGGTTTGTTCCAGAGTGCCTCTGTGGTCATCAGCATGGCCCTGTTTGGAACAGCGTGGTACACGGGGGTTCCCCTGTCCACCCAGAGGATCTACAGCACCCTGGGCTGGGTCTTTTGTCTCCGCTTTACCATCTTCCTCTTTATGATGCATCTGGTGGAAGATAACAAGCAGCTGGCATCTTCCCTCAAAAGAATACAG TCTTTCCTCACAGTGGAGGATATGAAGGTCTTTTCCGAGTCTGAAGAGAGGGCCAAGTCGATGGAGAAGAGGGATGTGTCTGTCTGTATCAGGGACATGACCGCCAGCTGGCTCGGGCCCCACCCCCAGGACAAGGGGAGTTTTGCCGATAACGTTCAAGACCAG GGGATGAAAAAACCATTTTCTTTGAAGAATATTGATCTTGATGTCAGAAAG GGAGAACTCCTGGCAGTAGTGGGGCCAGTTGGTTCTGGAAAG ACATCTCTTCTTTTGAGCCTTCTTAAAGAATTTCCGTCTGAGACAGGACAGGTTTGTGTGCAGGGCAGGCTGGGATACATGGCTCAGACGCCGTGGGTCATGTCTGGAACCTTTCAGGCCAACGTCACGTTTGGAGAGAATGTGGAGCAAGAGAGATATCGCCAGGTGCTACATGCGTGTGCTTTATACAAG GACCTTGAGTTCATGAGACTAGGTGACCAGACCTTGGTTGGTGAGAGAGGTTTGTTGCTGAGCGGGGGTCAGAAGGCCAGACTCACACTTGCAAG GACGGTGTACAGGAAGGCAGATGTGTACCTTCTGGACGATCCCCTGGGGGCGGTGGACACAGAAGTGGGCAGTCACCTGTTCCAGAG ATGTATTTGTGAGTTGCTGAGAGGGACCACCAGGATTTTGGTGACTCATCAGCTGCAGTATCTAAGGTCAGCTGACAGAATTGTTCTTCTGACAGAG GGTAAAGTGGTAAGTGTTGGAACATATGATGAACTCGTGAGACAGGGGACAGAATTTTCCTCGATCCTTACTAGGTATGAAAAAGACATAGAAGACAAAAATGGGAGGCAGGAAAAATCTGTCAATGTACAGGGAGAAAAG AGCACTGAGGCGGTCGGTGATTGTGAATTTGGGGAGACCGGGGACGTTGGTTGGAATGTCTACAAGGACTACTACCTCTCCGGCCGGCCATGGCTGTACCTACCACTGACCATATTCCTTCTTCTGATTGCCTAT GCTGTTTATGGATATGGAGACTGGCATCTAGCTAAATG GGCTGAACTCTCAGATTCTCTTAACTTAAGGACACAAAATGGATCATATTCGCTTTATCCAGTGATGGATAAAATTTCCCCTGTACACCCAACTCTCCTCAGCAACTTTACCACCGAGGGGTCCCTAATCACCCTCCAGGGAGACGAGTTGATGCAGCAGTACCTGGTGGCCATGTCTGTCTTTGTGGTGGGAATCAGCCTCTTCAGCCTGGTGTACTTCAGAATGTCAGTCATTATCAGCAAGAGACTTCACAACAACGTGTTCCGGGTGGTGATGGGGGCCAAGACCCATTTCTTTGACTCAAACCCTGTGG GTCAAATATTGAACAAATTTGCAAGAGACTTGGGATTGATAGATTCAGTCATACCTACATTAACAAACACTGTTGTAGAG ATAATCGTTCGCTTGGCCATGCAAATTGGTATAACCTGTATCATCAATCCATACTTGCTGTTACCTCTGACTCCCTTGGTTATAGTGATTTACCTAGTAAGATGGTTTTCGTTACCGACCACCAGAAATATGAAACGCTTAGAGGCCATGA CCCAGAGTCCTATCTTCTCCCACATCTCGGACACTCTGGTGGGTCTCCAGTCAATCCGAGCCCTGGGGATGAGTCAAAAGTTCCTGCGGGATTTTGACAGATTCCAGGACCGACACACCAGCGCCTTCTTCCTGTTTCTGTCCGCCAACCGCTGGTTCAGTCTGCGCTCTCTATTCTTCCTTGACATCTACTTTATCCTTGTCATCCTGTTGTCATTGGTTCTCAGGGACA TGATTGGATTATCCGGGGGACTCTTTGGAATGGCTCTTAACTATTTGCTGACAATGGCCGACCCTTTTGAGAGCATGATGAGAAAATCTGCTGACCTTAACACACAG ATGACATCTGTGGAAAGAATCATGTCTTACACAAAGTTAGAACAGGAGGCACCAAAAGTCTCCAATTCCCCGCCCCCTTGCTCTTGGCCTCAAAATGGGGAGATTAAACTAGTCAATGTAGGACTACAGTACTCATCTGATACTGACCAAGTCTTACACAATATAACCTGCCTTATCAACAGCAGAGAGAAG ATTGGGATTGTGGGGAGGACTGGAACAGGGAAAAGTTCTTTACTGGCCGCTTTACTGAGGTTAGCTGAGCCTACAGGAGAGATTTACATCGACGATGTCAATGTGTTAAAAATCGGCCTACACAAACTCAGAAATAAAATCTCTGTCATTCCACAG gATCCAGTATTATTCAGTGGTACTTTAAGGAAAAATTTGGATCCTTTTGAGGAATACACAGATGACCAGCTATGGATAGCACTAGAACAG GTGCAACTCAAGGTGAAAGTTCAGAGTGAGAGGGAGGGACTGTACATGGAGGTGTTTGACAGCGGACAGAACATGAGTGTGGGGCAGAAACAGCTTGTGTGTCTGGCCAGGGCCATCCTCCGACAGAACAACATACTGGTGCTGGACGAGGTCACGGCTAATGTGGATCACAA CACTGACAGGTTGATACAGGAAACAATTAGAAGTCGGTTCAAGAATTGTACGGTCCTGACAGTTGCCCACAGGATTCATACCATTATGGACTCCAGTAGAGTCATG GTTTTAAATCAAGGAAAACTTGTTGAATTTGATACACCATATCAACTTCTACAGATAGAAGATGGATTCTTCAGAAATCTGGTCCAACAGACTGGAAAAGCCCAGGCAAAGGTTTTACAGACATTAGCTGAGAATTACCACAAAGAGAGATCttga